In the genome of Nerophis lumbriciformis linkage group LG32, RoL_Nlum_v2.1, whole genome shotgun sequence, one region contains:
- the slc35e4 gene encoding solute carrier family 35 member E4, whose translation MMVRTDGVSKYEATADKRRPPAEMLHLLSAVIVWLVTGTTISSLNKWIFAVYNFRYPLLLSALHMLTAIVVDYGLIKLRVIRHAGVGEQDLTTGAKCKVFLLSLTFCASIAFGNMGLNYVQLSFAQMIYTTTPLFTLAISTLILGKQHHFLKYTAMMPICLGASFSIMGEVQYDQTGCLFVIAATMFRGVKSIQQSILLQEEKINSVFLLYLMSIPSFCILALAALALENWALLESPLHYDRHLWLFILLSCLGSVLYNLASCCVITLTSAVTLHILGNLNVVGNLLLSQLLFGTELSALSCAGAALTLSGMLIYQNSELIVRYMDTRRAKANGAPERDETQRTEADKTA comes from the exons ATGATGGTCCGCACCGATGGCGTCTCTAAATACGAGGCGACAGCGGATAAAAGGCGGCCTCCAGCCGAGATGCTCCACCTGCTCTCCGCCGTCATTGTTTGGCTGGTGACCGGCACCACCATCTCCAGCCTCAACAAATGGATCTTCGCCGTCTACAACTTCAGGTACCCGCTGCTGCTGTCGGCTCTGCACATGCTGACCGCCATAGTGGTGGACTACGGCTTGATCAAGCTGCGGGTGATCCGCCACGCGGGCGTGGGAGAGCAGGACCTGACCACCGGCGCCAAATGTAAAGTCTTCCTGTTGAGTCTCACGTTCTGCGCCAGCATCGCCTTCGGCAACATGGGCCTGAACTATGTCCAACTGTCCTTTGCACAAATGATCTACACCACCACACCACTTTTCACCCTGGCCATCTCCACGCTGATCCTGGGCAAGCAGCATCACTTCCTCAAGTACACGGCCATGATGCCCATCTGCTTAGGGGCGTCCTTCAGCATCATGGGGGAGGTCCAGTACGACCAGACAGGCTGTTTGTTTGTCATCGCGGCCACCATGTTTAGGGGTGTCAAGTCCATCCAACAGA GCATTCTCCTCCAGGAGGAGAAGATCAACTCTGTCTTCCTGCTCTACCTGATGTCCATCCCCAGCTTCTGCATCCTGGCCTTGGCAGCCCTGGCCCTGGAGAACTGGGCCCTGCTGGAGTCGCCGCTCCACTACGACCGGCACCTGTGGCTCTTCATCCTGCTCAGCTGCCTGGGCTCGGTGCTGTACAACCTGGCCAGCTGCTGCGTCATCACGCTCACCTCCGCCGTCACCCTGCACATCCTGGGCAACCTCAACGTGGTGGGCAACCTGCTGCTGTCCCAGCTGCTGTTCGGCACGGAGCTGTCCGCCCTGAGCTGCGCCGGAGCCGCGCTCACGCTCTCCGGCATGCTCATCTATCAGAACTCTGAGCTCATCGTCCGCTACATGGACACGCGCAGAGCCAAGGCGAACGGCGCGCCGGAGAGGGACGAGACGCAAAGAACAGAGGCGGACAAGACAGCCTGA